Proteins from a single region of Aquirhabdus parva:
- a CDS encoding Na+/H+ antiporter, with the protein MTSVETFKFILLLLVAVLGLELIARRLKLPSSAALLLGGIAIAFLPGIPSFHIDPELVLIVFLPPLLSDGAYFTVWADFKKNIGGILWLALGAVIFTTFAVGMVVHWIIPSLPWAACFALGAVVSPPDAVAAKAVLGTVKLPRRLMVLLEGESLLNDATGLVLFRFAVAAALTGTFSLQEASISFLGLALGGVFVGGIIGYCFVMIFRWIKLSTLVIMAFFLITWAAYICGEALHVSGVISTVTCGIIIGWYQHDILSAEIRVQGGAFWRVMITTFEALVFILIGLSLRDVIGNLDNHSMSSLLDTMLYPIIGVIVAVIVSRFVWVYATDYLRAGIGRLSGKSVRPASPASSFLLSWAGMRGVVTIAIALTLPENMPGRDLILLSAFAVILFTVLIQGSTIGLVIQLLKLKDDPHPSGLLTAAQAMYRLEAAQLAVVEALAYDEAGVLIHTRLLEQYTYRTNITERYSQAPETFSDQQAAHYDVILAAVAAGRAELLKLHRSGQIHDEVLHALENDLDLQEITAMKNRE; encoded by the coding sequence ATGACCTCAGTCGAAACCTTTAAATTTATTTTGCTCTTACTGGTCGCGGTATTGGGGCTGGAACTGATTGCCCGACGCTTAAAGCTCCCCTCATCTGCCGCGCTGCTGCTTGGCGGCATTGCGATTGCTTTCTTGCCTGGCATCCCCTCCTTTCATATTGACCCAGAACTGGTCCTGATCGTCTTTTTACCCCCCCTCCTGAGTGATGGCGCGTACTTCACGGTCTGGGCGGATTTTAAGAAAAACATCGGTGGCATCTTGTGGCTGGCTTTGGGAGCGGTCATCTTCACCACCTTTGCGGTCGGTATGGTCGTGCACTGGATTATTCCTTCCTTACCGTGGGCAGCGTGTTTTGCACTCGGGGCCGTGGTTTCTCCGCCAGATGCCGTAGCAGCCAAAGCCGTGCTCGGTACGGTTAAATTGCCAAGACGCCTCATGGTACTGTTAGAAGGCGAAAGCCTACTCAATGATGCAACGGGCCTTGTACTATTCCGCTTCGCCGTGGCTGCGGCATTGACCGGCACCTTCAGCCTCCAAGAGGCCAGCATTTCCTTTCTGGGGTTGGCGCTTGGCGGAGTCTTTGTAGGCGGCATAATCGGCTATTGCTTTGTCATGATCTTCAGATGGATCAAGCTGTCGACCCTAGTGATTATGGCTTTCTTCCTCATTACTTGGGCAGCGTACATCTGCGGTGAAGCACTCCATGTGTCAGGTGTCATCTCAACCGTCACCTGCGGCATCATCATCGGTTGGTATCAGCACGATATCCTTTCTGCCGAAATTCGTGTACAGGGCGGTGCTTTTTGGCGCGTGATGATCACCACCTTTGAAGCCTTGGTCTTTATTCTGATCGGTTTGTCACTACGCGATGTCATTGGCAATCTAGACAATCACAGCATGAGCAGCCTGCTGGATACTATGCTCTACCCGATCATCGGTGTCATCGTCGCAGTGATTGTCTCGCGCTTTGTCTGGGTCTATGCCACCGACTACTTGCGCGCTGGCATCGGGCGGCTATCTGGCAAGTCAGTCAGACCCGCCTCACCCGCCTCCTCCTTTCTACTCAGTTGGGCAGGCATGCGCGGCGTGGTGACCATCGCCATTGCCCTGACGCTACCAGAGAACATGCCGGGTCGTGACTTGATCTTGCTGTCGGCGTTTGCAGTGATTTTGTTTACCGTACTCATCCAAGGCAGCACCATTGGGCTGGTGATCCAACTTCTCAAGCTGAAAGACGATCCGCATCCCAGCGGGTTGCTGACCGCAGCGCAGGCCATGTATCGTCTGGAAGCCGCACAGCTCGCCGTCGTTGAAGCACTGGCGTACGATGAGGCAGGCGTGCTCATCCATACGCGGTTGCTTGAACAGTACACCTACCGCACCAACATTACCGAACGCTATAGCCAAGCACCAGAAACCTTCAGCGACCAGCAAGCGGCGCATTATGATGTGATTCTGGCAGCGGTCGCCGCTGGCCGCGCCGAATTGCTCAAGCTGCATCGCTCAGGTCAAATCCACGATGAGGTATTGCATGCGCTGGAGAATGATTTGGATCTACAAGAAATTACCGCGATGAAAAATCGTGAGTAA
- a CDS encoding S53 family peptidase, translated as MDRLKHQSHTQVRRVAFVLTALSFALTTLAAHASASAEPWVSTKTKAFHESSIARVAGDAKPTSTATAITEKVSITVALKPHNEAQLDQQVAFTQSGGARQFLTPEQFANNYGATQQDIAKVIAHLRKAGYSDITVSPNRLFITATGTAAGVKNAFNTTLKGYQKAGRNVYVNTSDAQVPKSLSNIVDGVLGLQTAVTAHTYHHVVSNAAVAKASASQVAADVIKPNTTTPVVGLHDPLDFGIIYGNTPNYLYQAWRTTVGVISWGNVDDVAADLNLLTTQHNLAQIPVTVVNVGTASHTVNDLEWQLDSQAIVGASGGLVKGIIFYNASDIPTNNNILLAMNKVVTDNKVKVVNMSFGEPEGDETYRNAENVIFKQGVLQGITFSASAGDAGAYEDAGGAPVSHTSVSLPATSPYVVSVGGTELSTIGATTYASETTWNEGLSWDQNLGANRIWSTGGGNSAYEPAPSWQPSSLTGSTYRAIPDIAFDASGASGAIIYYHGSQYGVGGTSLASPIFVGLWSRIESGHNNALGFPITNFYKYFPTATTAGLHDVTTGNNGYTGYPSFAAKKGWDATTGFGSFNDLSLYHYVGSQPTWQ; from the coding sequence ATGGATCGTTTAAAACATCAAAGCCACACCCAAGTTCGCCGAGTGGCATTTGTTCTTACTGCATTATCCTTTGCGCTCACCACACTTGCAGCACACGCTTCAGCGAGCGCAGAACCTTGGGTCTCCACCAAGACCAAGGCTTTCCACGAATCAAGCATCGCCAGAGTTGCAGGGGATGCCAAACCCACAAGCACAGCAACTGCCATCACCGAAAAAGTCTCCATCACTGTTGCGCTCAAACCTCATAATGAAGCCCAACTCGACCAACAAGTCGCCTTTACTCAATCTGGTGGAGCCCGTCAGTTCCTGACCCCAGAACAGTTTGCCAACAACTACGGCGCCACCCAGCAAGACATCGCCAAAGTCATCGCACACTTACGCAAGGCGGGCTATAGCGACATCACCGTTTCGCCGAACCGCTTATTTATCACAGCAACAGGAACTGCAGCGGGTGTCAAAAACGCCTTTAACACCACGCTCAAAGGCTACCAAAAAGCTGGCCGCAATGTGTATGTCAATACCAGCGATGCTCAAGTTCCTAAATCACTGAGCAATATCGTCGATGGTGTACTCGGTCTACAAACCGCAGTCACCGCACACACCTACCATCACGTTGTTTCCAATGCTGCTGTCGCTAAAGCATCTGCAAGCCAAGTCGCAGCCGATGTCATCAAACCCAACACCACCACGCCAGTGGTTGGACTGCATGATCCATTGGACTTCGGCATCATTTATGGTAATACCCCAAACTATCTGTACCAAGCCTGGCGCACCACGGTGGGCGTGATCTCTTGGGGTAATGTCGATGACGTTGCAGCCGACCTTAACCTGCTCACCACTCAACATAATCTGGCACAAATCCCAGTCACCGTCGTCAATGTTGGCACCGCATCCCACACCGTCAACGATCTAGAATGGCAGCTTGACAGTCAGGCCATCGTCGGGGCATCTGGCGGTCTGGTCAAAGGCATCATTTTTTATAATGCCTCTGACATCCCGACCAACAACAATATCTTACTGGCTATGAACAAAGTCGTGACCGACAACAAAGTCAAAGTGGTCAACATGTCCTTTGGTGAACCGGAAGGAGATGAAACCTATCGCAATGCTGAAAATGTGATTTTTAAGCAAGGTGTCTTGCAAGGCATTACCTTCTCGGCATCTGCGGGTGATGCGGGCGCCTATGAAGACGCAGGTGGCGCACCCGTCAGCCATACTTCTGTCTCTCTTCCTGCCACTTCTCCCTATGTCGTCTCGGTAGGGGGTACTGAACTCTCCACCATCGGCGCAACCACCTATGCCAGCGAAACCACTTGGAATGAAGGTTTATCATGGGATCAAAACCTAGGTGCAAACCGGATCTGGTCCACAGGCGGTGGTAACAGTGCTTACGAACCTGCGCCTTCATGGCAGCCCAGCAGTTTGACTGGCAGTACCTATCGTGCAATTCCAGATATAGCCTTTGATGCCTCAGGCGCTTCAGGCGCGATCATCTATTACCATGGTAGCCAGTATGGCGTCGGCGGTACCAGCCTTGCTTCTCCGATCTTTGTCGGTCTCTGGTCACGAATCGAAAGTGGTCACAACAATGCACTGGGCTTCCCGATTACCAATTTCTATAAATACTTCCCAACCGCCACCACCGCCGGTCTGCACGATGTCACAACCGGCAATAACGGCTATACAGGTTACCCCAGCTTCGCGGCCAAAAAAGGCTGGGATGCCACCACTGGTTTTGGTAGCTTCAATGACTTGAGCCTTTATCACTATGTGGGTAGTCAGCCCACTTGGCAATAA
- a CDS encoding copper resistance protein B — MNTIANKTTAKITKSMTTMTHQTSHRILPKLLTLSLSMLSVSVWAAGMDHSQMDMSHMDMSMPGMDMSAPAQVKPVLKKPASKKMPPSKAKTSGHVEAHVHKHEVHAAPEAKPAMDMSKMDHGSMDMSGDMDMSDMDMAHEQKPKSATSKAEPSTHDMAHMDMSKDHGADDMKGMDMGGMAMPATVHGTMDHADHSQMNMSGMGGMRMGSMQGGSAPADARSPDYSQGRDFGPIAPPHMMGAGTMANLLINQLEVGHDFRQDHDKTITNYDVDAWVGTDWNRLALKAEGSTSNGDLEDARTELLWRRPVGVFWNSELGVRQDSGAGKDRTWLALGLQGISPYWVDLSGTVYVGDSGRAALRLEATYDWRITQRLILQPTLETNIYSKNDPARDIGQGVSDLQAGLRLRYDITREFAPYVGVQTEQRYDKTAAYARAKGESASQTMAVAGVRLWF, encoded by the coding sequence ATGAATACAATTGCAAATAAGACCACTGCTAAGATCACGAAGAGCATGACGACGATGACCCACCAGACTTCCCATCGCATTCTGCCCAAGTTGCTGACTCTAAGCCTCAGTATGCTGAGTGTTTCCGTCTGGGCGGCGGGCATGGATCATAGCCAGATGGATATGAGTCATATGGATATGTCGATGCCGGGCATGGACATGAGTGCGCCCGCTCAAGTCAAGCCAGTGCTTAAAAAGCCTGCCAGCAAAAAAATGCCCCCTAGCAAAGCCAAGACTTCCGGTCATGTCGAAGCCCATGTTCACAAACACGAGGTTCATGCTGCGCCTGAAGCTAAACCTGCGATGGATATGTCGAAGATGGATCATGGCAGCATGGATATGAGTGGTGATATGGACATGTCCGATATGGATATGGCGCATGAGCAAAAGCCAAAGTCTGCAACATCTAAGGCTGAACCCTCGACGCATGATATGGCGCATATGGACATGTCTAAAGATCACGGTGCTGACGATATGAAGGGCATGGACATGGGCGGCATGGCGATGCCAGCGACCGTTCACGGTACGATGGATCATGCTGATCATAGCCAGATGAATATGAGTGGCATGGGCGGTATGCGTATGGGCTCCATGCAAGGTGGCTCAGCCCCTGCTGATGCGCGTAGTCCAGACTACTCGCAAGGGCGTGACTTTGGGCCGATTGCTCCGCCACATATGATGGGCGCGGGCACCATGGCCAATTTGTTGATCAATCAACTGGAAGTGGGACACGATTTTAGACAAGATCATGACAAGACCATTACCAACTACGATGTCGATGCATGGGTCGGCACGGATTGGAACCGCTTAGCGCTCAAAGCCGAAGGGTCAACCTCCAACGGTGATCTGGAGGATGCCCGTACTGAGCTGCTGTGGCGACGTCCAGTCGGTGTCTTTTGGAATAGCGAGTTAGGCGTGCGTCAAGACAGCGGTGCGGGCAAAGATCGCACGTGGCTGGCGCTCGGGCTACAAGGGATTTCTCCCTACTGGGTGGATTTAAGCGGTACGGTATATGTGGGTGACTCGGGACGCGCGGCACTGCGTCTTGAAGCAACCTATGACTGGCGCATTACGCAGCGTTTGATCTTGCAGCCCACGCTTGAGACCAATATTTATAGCAAGAATGATCCTGCACGGGATATCGGTCAAGGGGTGAGTGACCTGCAAGCGGGTCTGCGGCTGCGCTATGACATTACCCGTGAGTTTGCGCCGTATGTCGGGGTGCAGACGGAGCAGCGCTATGACAAGACTGCGGCGTATGCGCGTGCGAAAGGCGAGTCGGCCAGTCAGACCATGGCTGTGGCTGGGGTGAGGCTGTGGTTTTGA
- a CDS encoding copper resistance system multicopper oxidase, translated as MSHQLSRRQFVQGVAVTGIAVSTGVWAKSERAAALIGDVPHLQGNSFDLIVDEASVNYTGKTRMATVVNGSLPAPILHFKEGETVTIRVTNRLNEPTSIHWHGLLLPYQMDGVPGISFEGIPPNTTFTYQFPILQSGTYWYHSHSGFQEQTGLMGAIVIEPREGETIKVDRDHVILLSDWTDADPMGLISKLKMESGFDNYQQPTAVQFFADVRKHGWSKAVADRKMWNQMRMMPTDFTDLSAHTYTYLMNGSNPASNWTGLFKRGDKVRLRFINGSAQTIFDIRIPGLKLTVIGSDGQLVDPVTVDEFRIGVAETYDVLVEPAEDAYTIFAQNIDRSGYACGTLAVRAGLKAPIPALDKIQWLSHADMMGDMWGSATSNKAMARHASTEYGSSTDMHVDMPRTNLDDAGVNLRGNGRRVLTYADLHSIGLAKSEQIEPTREIEMHLTGNMERYIWGFDGLTFHESKPVRLGKGERVRISLVNDTMMNHPMHLHGMWSDLRAPSGDFQVRKHTIIVQPAQKISFDVTGEAGRWAWHCHLLYHMESGMFREVVVD; from the coding sequence ATGAGTCATCAACTTTCAAGACGTCAGTTTGTGCAAGGCGTCGCTGTCACAGGCATTGCTGTGAGTACGGGCGTCTGGGCCAAGTCTGAACGGGCGGCTGCGCTGATTGGCGATGTGCCGCATCTTCAAGGCAATAGCTTTGACTTGATTGTGGATGAAGCCAGCGTCAACTATACGGGCAAAACGCGTATGGCGACGGTGGTCAATGGCAGTCTGCCAGCACCGATCCTGCACTTTAAGGAAGGTGAGACGGTCACAATTCGTGTGACCAATCGCCTGAATGAACCCACGTCGATTCATTGGCATGGTTTGCTGTTGCCTTATCAGATGGACGGTGTGCCCGGCATCAGCTTTGAGGGGATTCCTCCCAATACCACCTTTACCTATCAGTTTCCGATTCTGCAAAGCGGCACCTACTGGTATCACTCCCACTCGGGCTTTCAGGAGCAAACGGGTCTGATGGGAGCGATTGTGATTGAGCCCCGTGAGGGTGAGACGATCAAGGTGGATCGTGATCATGTGATTCTGCTCTCAGACTGGACCGATGCCGATCCGATGGGGCTGATCAGCAAACTCAAGATGGAGTCGGGTTTTGATAACTATCAGCAGCCGACTGCCGTGCAGTTCTTTGCTGATGTGCGTAAACATGGCTGGTCCAAAGCCGTGGCAGATCGCAAGATGTGGAACCAGATGCGCATGATGCCGACAGACTTCACGGATCTGTCTGCCCATACTTATACCTACCTGATGAATGGCAGCAATCCGGCGTCGAATTGGACGGGGCTGTTTAAGAGGGGTGACAAGGTACGGCTGCGCTTTATCAATGGCAGTGCGCAGACCATCTTTGATATCCGTATTCCCGGTTTGAAACTCACCGTGATCGGCAGTGATGGGCAGTTGGTTGATCCCGTGACGGTGGATGAGTTTCGCATAGGGGTCGCGGAAACCTATGATGTGCTGGTTGAGCCTGCGGAAGATGCCTATACCATTTTTGCCCAGAACATCGACCGCTCGGGTTATGCCTGCGGCACGCTGGCGGTGCGGGCGGGATTAAAGGCGCCGATTCCTGCGCTGGATAAAATCCAGTGGCTGAGTCATGCCGATATGATGGGGGATATGTGGGGTTCGGCAACTTCGAATAAAGCCATGGCGCGCCATGCCAGTACCGAATATGGTTCCAGCACGGATATGCATGTCGATATGCCGCGTACTAATCTTGATGATGCGGGCGTCAATTTGCGTGGCAATGGTCGTCGTGTGCTGACCTATGCCGATCTACACTCGATTGGATTGGCAAAATCAGAACAGATCGAACCGACGCGCGAGATCGAGATGCATCTGACGGGCAATATGGAGCGCTATATCTGGGGCTTTGATGGACTGACCTTTCATGAGTCGAAGCCGGTGCGGCTGGGCAAAGGCGAACGGGTGCGGATATCGTTGGTCAATGACACGATGATGAATCATCCGATGCATCTGCATGGGATGTGGAGTGATCTGCGTGCGCCTAGCGGCGACTTCCAAGTACGTAAACACACGATCATTGTGCAGCCGGCGCAGAAGATTTCCTTTGATGTGACGGGCGAGGCGGGGCGCTGGGCATGGCATTGTCACTTGCTCTACCACATGGAGTCGGGGATGTTTCGTGAAGTGGTGGTGGACTGA
- a CDS encoding FAD-dependent oxidoreductase gives MEEVLIVGAGPTGLTLALWLTKQGVNVRIIDKSTGPGETSRAMAVHARTLELYRQLDLTDAVIAAGHKNPAVNMWVRGKHKAQLSLGDAGADISPYPFVLVYPQDQHERLLVERLSLLGVTVERSVECLAIEDKGDGVSARLRLPDGSEQICTARYLAGCDGARSTIRHALGSDFAGGTYQHVFYVADVEVEGLEPAGELHVAFDKGDFVLLMSYGHGNQYRLIGTVKDERAEHAEKLVFDDVSNDAIRGLGIQITKVNWFSTYHVHHRVASNFREGRVFLLGDAAHVHSPVGGQGMNTGIHDAINLAWKLAAALKAQASGGVDRGVESGLENSLLDSYGIERRAFALRLVNTTDRVFTVVTAESHLADFVKDHIAQLIMNTASKIGSARELMFRLVSQTMMNYHESPLSEGKAGAVQGGDRLPWVALEGSDNYASLSHIGWQVHVYGTVTPEIYAWCELHGVPLHLFDWTEEHDKAGLTEDALYLLRPDTFVALVDPQASTTTLSHYFSSRNYAVS, from the coding sequence ATGGAAGAAGTTCTGATTGTGGGTGCTGGCCCAACCGGTCTGACGCTGGCACTGTGGCTCACAAAACAGGGTGTCAACGTTCGGATTATTGATAAAAGTACAGGGCCCGGAGAGACATCGCGGGCCATGGCGGTGCATGCACGTACCCTCGAGCTCTATCGCCAGCTTGATCTGACCGATGCTGTCATCGCCGCTGGACATAAAAATCCTGCGGTCAATATGTGGGTACGTGGCAAACACAAGGCGCAGCTCTCCTTAGGCGACGCCGGTGCGGATATTTCACCGTATCCGTTCGTGCTCGTCTACCCGCAGGATCAACACGAACGTCTGCTGGTGGAGCGCTTAAGTCTACTCGGGGTGACGGTCGAAAGGAGCGTAGAGTGCCTTGCCATTGAGGATAAGGGCGATGGTGTGAGTGCACGTTTGCGTCTGCCTGACGGCAGCGAGCAGATCTGCACGGCGCGTTATCTGGCGGGCTGTGATGGCGCGCGATCCACAATCCGGCATGCGCTGGGTAGCGACTTTGCAGGCGGGACGTATCAGCATGTGTTTTATGTGGCGGATGTCGAGGTAGAGGGCTTGGAACCTGCTGGTGAATTGCACGTTGCTTTTGACAAGGGCGACTTTGTGCTGTTGATGTCCTATGGTCATGGCAATCAATATCGACTGATTGGCACCGTCAAAGATGAGCGCGCGGAACATGCTGAGAAGCTGGTGTTTGATGATGTGAGTAATGATGCGATTCGTGGTTTGGGGATTCAGATCACCAAGGTCAATTGGTTCTCGACCTACCATGTCCACCACCGCGTCGCATCCAATTTCCGTGAGGGGCGTGTCTTTTTACTGGGTGATGCCGCGCACGTGCATAGTCCGGTGGGCGGGCAAGGGATGAATACGGGGATTCATGATGCCATCAATCTGGCGTGGAAGCTGGCGGCGGCTTTGAAAGCGCAAGCGTCTGGTGGTGTTGATCGTGGTGTGGAGAGCGGCTTGGAGAATAGCCTACTCGATAGCTATGGTATCGAACGCCGTGCCTTTGCATTGCGGCTGGTCAATACCACAGACCGGGTGTTTACCGTGGTCACTGCGGAAAGTCATTTGGCCGATTTTGTGAAGGACCATATTGCACAGCTGATCATGAACACGGCATCCAAAATTGGGAGCGCGCGTGAGCTGATGTTTCGGCTGGTTTCGCAGACCATGATGAACTATCACGAGAGTCCTTTGAGCGAAGGCAAAGCGGGCGCAGTTCAAGGCGGTGACCGCTTGCCGTGGGTCGCCTTAGAAGGGTCTGACAACTATGCGTCCTTGTCGCATATCGGCTGGCAAGTTCATGTCTATGGCACGGTGACGCCCGAGATCTACGCGTGGTGCGAACTGCACGGTGTGCCCTTGCATCTGTTTGATTGGACAGAGGAGCATGACAAAGCCGGTTTGACCGAGGATGCGCTTTACTTGCTGCGACCCGATACGTTTGTGGCCTTGGTCGATCCGCAAGCATCGACAACTACGTTGAGCCACTATTTTTCCTCTAGGAATTATGCGGTGAGTTAA